Proteins encoded together in one Bos indicus isolate NIAB-ARS_2022 breed Sahiwal x Tharparkar chromosome 3, NIAB-ARS_B.indTharparkar_mat_pri_1.0, whole genome shotgun sequence window:
- the LOC109556982 gene encoding T-cell surface glycoprotein CD1b-3 translates to MLLLPLLLLAVIVPGGDNEDAFQGPTSFHLIQISTFANSTWTQNQGSGWLDDLQIHGWDSDSGTAIFLKPWSKGNFSDEEVAEMEELFRVYFIGFTLEVQDIVSEFQFEYPFVIQGIAGCELHSGKVIQSFLRAGFGGLDFMSIKNRSCVPEPEGGSDAQWFCVFITQYQGILRIIDTLLSETCPRYLLGVLDAGKAELQRQVKPEAWLSSGPTPGPGHLLLVCHVSGFYPKPVRVMWMRGEQEQPGTQQGNIMPNADWTWYLRVTLNVVAGEAAGLSCRVKHSSLGDQDIILYWGHPKYIGLISVAIIVPSLILLICLALWLWRRWSYQTIL, encoded by the exons ATGCTGCTTCTGCCACTTCTATTGCTAGCAGTTATTGTCCCAGGTGGTGACAATGAGGATG CATTCCAGGGGCCAACCTCCTTCCATCTCATCCAGATTTCAACCTTTGCCAACAGCACCTGGACTCAAAATCAAGGCTCAGGCTGGTTGGATGATTTGCAGATTCATGGCTGGGACAGTGACTCAGGCACTGCCATCTTCCTGAAGCCCTGGTCAAAGGGCAACTTCAGTGATGAGGAGGTGGCTGAGATGGAGGAACTATTCCGAGTCTACTTCATTGGGTTCACTCTGGAAGTGCAGGATATTGTAAGTGAATTCCAGTTTGAAT accCGTTTGTGATTCAGGGCATAGCAGGTTGTGAGCTGCATTCTGGGAAGGTCATACAAAGCTTCTTGAGAGCAGGTTTTGGAGGACTGGATTTCATGAGCATCAAGAATCGTTCATGTGTGCCTGAGCCAGAGGGAGGCAGTGATGCACAGTGGTTTTGTGTATTCATTACTCAGTACCAAGGCATCTTGCGTATCATAGACACACTCCTCTCAGAAACCTGCCCCCGATATCTCCTGGGTGTCCTCGATGCAGGGAAGGCGGAACTGCAGAGGCAAG TGAAGCCTGAagcctggctgtccagtggcccCACTCCTGGGCCTGGCCACCTACTGCTGGTCTGCCATGTCTCAGGATTCTACCCAAAACCTGTGAGGGTGATGTGGATGAGGGGTGAGCAGGAGCAGCCTGGCACTCAGCAAGGAAACATCATGCCCAATGCTGACTGGACTTGGTATCTCCGAGTAACCCTCAATGTGGTGGCTGGGGAGGCGGCTGGGCTGAGTTGTCGAGTGAAGCACAGCAGTCTAGGAGACCAGGACATCATACTGTACTGGG GACACCCCAAGTACATTGGCTTGATATCTGTGGCAATAATAGTGCCCTCCTTGATCCTTTTGATATGTCTTGCATTATGGCTTTGGAGGCGTTg GTCATATCAGACTATCTTGTGA